One genomic segment of Drosophila melanogaster chromosome 3R includes these proteins:
- the CG34289 gene encoding uncharacterized protein, isoform C, which yields MCSLIFCIPQPVEQYKSDISADNEQRYPHHISCGHSFCSACLKKYLELGRDSRCPLCRRDFRADIQPSLSNNSAEEVESLPGTEMDTLVLTLSEQECWFFEQLYRDVELTSRRD from the exons ATGTGTTCCCTTATATTTTGTATTCCACAACCTGTCGAACAATATAAGAGTGACATAAGTGCAGACA ATGAACAGAGATATCCGCACCACATATCCTGCGGTCATTCCTTCTGCTCGGCGTGCTTAAAGAAGTATTTGGAGCTGGGTCGGGATTCACGATGTCCACTCTGCAGACGCGACTTCAGGGCGGACATCCAGCCTTCTCTGTCCAATAATTCTGCAGAGGAAGTCGAGTCCTTGCCCGGAACTGAAATGGACACGCTTGTGCTGACCCTTTCAGAACAGGAGTGCTGGTTCTTTGAACAGCTCTACCGGGATGTGGAATTGACGAGCAGGCGGGACTAG
- the CG34289 gene encoding uncharacterized protein, isoform B: MTSYPCIFCLDEQRYPHHISCGHSFCSACLKKYLELGRDSRCPLCRRDFRADIQPSLSNNSAEEVESLPGTEMDTLVLTLSEQECWFFEQLYRDVELTSRRD; the protein is encoded by the coding sequence ATGACTTCTTACCCGTGCATTTTCTGTTTAGATGAACAGAGATATCCGCACCACATATCCTGCGGTCATTCCTTCTGCTCGGCGTGCTTAAAGAAGTATTTGGAGCTGGGTCGGGATTCACGATGTCCACTCTGCAGACGCGACTTCAGGGCGGACATCCAGCCTTCTCTGTCCAATAATTCTGCAGAGGAAGTCGAGTCCTTGCCCGGAACTGAAATGGACACGCTTGTGCTGACCCTTTCAGAACAGGAGTGCTGGTTCTTTGAACAGCTCTACCGGGATGTGGAATTGACGAGCAGGCGGGACTAG